A region from the Campylobacter subantarcticus LMG 24377 genome encodes:
- the pstB gene encoding phosphate ABC transporter ATP-binding protein PstB, translating to MIAKTTNLNLFYGKKQALFDINMEIQKNKITALIGASGCGKSTFLRCFNRMNDKIAKTDGLVEIEGKDVKNQDLVMLRKKVGMVFQQPNVFVKSIYDNISYAPKLHGMIKNKDEEDALVEECLKKVGLFEEVKDKLKQNALALSGGQQQRLCIARALAIKPKLLLLDEPTSALDPISSSVIEELIKELSHNLSMIIVTHNMQQGKRVADYTAFFHLGELIEFGESKEFFENPKEEKTKAYLSGSFG from the coding sequence ATGATAGCAAAAACAACAAATCTTAATTTATTTTATGGTAAAAAACAAGCTTTATTTGATATTAATATGGAAATTCAAAAAAATAAAATCACAGCTTTAATAGGTGCTTCAGGTTGTGGAAAATCCACATTTTTGCGTTGTTTTAATAGAATGAATGACAAAATAGCTAAAACCGATGGTCTTGTAGAGATCGAAGGAAAAGATGTTAAAAACCAAGACTTAGTTATGCTTAGAAAAAAAGTTGGCATGGTATTTCAACAACCTAATGTTTTTGTAAAAAGCATTTATGATAATATTTCTTATGCTCCAAAACTCCATGGAATGATTAAAAATAAAGATGAAGAAGATGCTTTAGTAGAAGAATGCCTTAAAAAAGTGGGTCTTTTTGAAGAAGTAAAGGATAAATTAAAGCAAAACGCTCTAGCACTTTCAGGTGGCCAACAACAACGCCTTTGTATCGCAAGAGCTTTGGCTATAAAGCCAAAATTATTACTTTTAGATGAACCAACTTCCGCACTTGATCCTATATCTTCAAGTGTAATAGAAGAACTTATTAAAGAATTAAGTCATAATCTTTCTATGATCATAGTGACACATAACATGCAACAAGGTAAGCGCGTGGCTGATTATACTGCATTTTTTCATTTAGGGGAGCTTATAGAATTTGGAGAAAGTAAAGAGTTTTTTGAAAATCCCAAAGAAGAAAAAACAAAAGCATATTTAAGTGGATCTTTTGGGTGA
- a CDS encoding DUF2920 family protein, whose product MLKNETYFIDSCDDVELNIKRESKLEYRITYDDSKEMKAIVFIIGGYGANAHMAFVDFNRKLIAQKHDVVAISVLYHCFCQRRSDIEKYSATTAFIEEDLPSLKLALEQFNINTNALNIYTAWEYYELLNRTISELKNKKMLIQPYRAHFNATFIPPNNEYQNYGIMAAIDHINALKDIIKNYPQFKSLPKIYGGGSYGGYLALMCAKIAPWYVDGVIDNSGGALPPFTYFLGKEFDKEDSVFYDPNTIVHCQVKTYWTRKNPNSPYYFADENYLIRALLNKDHLILQAQKNKNIIYTSYHSAKDVLVSFEHKSQLLQIYQFLGYQVNFNIIDEENIDGKYIKDSAHGGGISDKALFNKELPIMIEKLKDRKTTIKKNSISYPCKNKVFTFKDKGDKFILEII is encoded by the coding sequence ATGCTTAAAAATGAAACTTATTTCATAGATTCTTGTGATGATGTAGAATTAAATATAAAAAGAGAAAGTAAGTTAGAATATAGAATCACTTATGATGATAGTAAAGAAATGAAAGCTATTGTTTTTATCATAGGTGGTTATGGAGCTAATGCTCATATGGCTTTTGTTGATTTCAATAGAAAATTAATAGCACAAAAGCATGATGTAGTTGCGATAAGTGTTTTATACCATTGTTTTTGCCAAAGAAGATCAGATATTGAAAAATATAGTGCAACCACTGCATTTATAGAAGAAGATTTACCTAGCTTAAAACTTGCATTAGAACAATTTAATATTAATACCAATGCTTTAAATATTTATACTGCTTGGGAATACTATGAGCTTTTAAATAGAACCATAAGTGAATTAAAAAATAAAAAGATGTTAATTCAACCTTATAGGGCACATTTTAATGCTACTTTCATCCCACCTAATAATGAGTATCAAAACTATGGTATCATGGCTGCAATTGATCATATTAACGCTTTAAAAGATATTATAAAAAACTATCCTCAATTTAAATCTTTACCTAAGATTTATGGGGGGGGGTCATATGGTGGCTATTTAGCATTAATGTGTGCTAAAATAGCTCCTTGGTATGTAGATGGAGTGATAGATAATTCAGGTGGAGCTTTACCTCCATTTACATATTTTTTAGGAAAGGAATTTGATAAAGAAGATAGTGTATTTTACGATCCAAATACTATTGTACATTGTCAAGTAAAAACTTATTGGACACGTAAAAATCCAAACTCACCTTATTATTTTGCTGATGAAAACTACTTAATAAGGGCTTTATTAAACAAAGATCACTTGATTTTGCAAGCACAAAAGAATAAAAACATCATCTACACAAGTTATCATAGCGCTAAAGATGTTTTAGTATCTTTTGAGCATAAAAGTCAATTGTTGCAAATTTATCAATTTTTAGGCTATCAAGTTAATTTTAATATAATTGATGAAGAAAATATAGATGGTAAATATATAAAAGACTCAGCGCATGGTGGTGGGATTTCTGATAAGGCATTATTTAATAAAGAATTACCTATTATGATTGAAAAATTAAAAGATAGAAAAACTACCATAAAAAAGAATAGCATATCTTATCCTTGCAAAAATAAAGTTTTTACTTTTAAAGATAAAGGTGATAAATTTATATTGGAAATTATATGA
- a CDS encoding DUF2920 family protein produces MLKNKTYFIDSCDDVELNIKRESKLEYRITYDDTKEMKAIVFIIGGYGVNSNIAFLDFDRKFLCEKFDVVVVDVFYHCFCARKSINDGYNPKMVPNEDDINIMRDTLIKLGVNVFVNQNNFFDFIPLINTKIQEFKDKNLIDINLKAQLFCDFIPPNNEYQNYGIMAAIDHINALKDIIKNYPQFKSLPKIYGGGSYGGYLALMCAKIAPWYVDGVIDNSGVALPNLSHVLGREITTGEFAFNESNVMIMCYVKKFWTRNENSKYYFSDDNYLIRAILNSKHLYEQSKFNKDIIYVAYHSAKDQGAPVEDKIKLFKTYKNLGFDATLHLIEDETQIDGKFIKSLDHGLRMSNKALFNKELPKMIEKIKDKKFNPKEDEVSYPCKNKVFTFKDKGDKFILEII; encoded by the coding sequence ATGCTTAAAAATAAAACCTATTTTATAGACTCTTGTGATGATGTAGAATTAAATATAAAAAGAGAAAGTAAGTTAGAATACAGAATCACTTATGATGATACTAAAGAAATGAAAGCTATTGTTTTTATCATAGGTGGTTATGGGGTAAATTCCAATATAGCTTTTTTGGATTTTGATAGGAAATTTTTATGTGAAAAATTTGATGTTGTGGTTGTAGATGTATTTTATCATTGTTTTTGTGCTAGGAAAAGTATCAATGATGGATATAATCCTAAAATGGTTCCAAATGAAGATGATATAAATATAATGAGAGATACGCTAATTAAACTAGGAGTTAATGTTTTTGTAAATCAAAATAATTTTTTTGATTTCATCCCTTTGATAAATACAAAAATTCAAGAATTCAAAGACAAAAATCTTATAGATATAAATTTAAAAGCGCAATTATTTTGTGATTTCATCCCACCTAATAATGAGTATCAAAACTATGGTATCATGGCTGCAATTGATCATATTAACGCTTTAAAAGATATTATAAAAAACTATCCTCAATTTAAATCTTTACCTAAGATTTATGGGGGGGGGTCATATGGTGGCTATTTAGCATTAATGTGTGCTAAAATAGCTCCTTGGTATGTAGATGGAGTGATAGATAATTCAGGAGTGGCATTACCAAATTTATCTCATGTTTTAGGTAGAGAAATTACTACAGGAGAATTTGCTTTTAATGAGAGTAATGTAATGATTATGTGTTATGTAAAAAAGTTTTGGACAAGAAATGAAAATTCTAAATATTATTTTTCTGATGATAATTATCTAATTAGAGCTATTTTAAATTCTAAGCATTTATATGAACAAAGCAAATTTAATAAAGATATTATTTATGTAGCTTATCATAGCGCAAAAGATCAAGGTGCTCCTGTGGAAGATAAAATAAAACTTTTTAAAACTTATAAGAATTTAGGATTTGATGCTACTTTGCATTTAATCGAAGATGAAACTCAAATAGATGGTAAATTTATAAAAAGTTTAGATCATGGTTTAAGAATGAGTAATAAAGCCCTTTTTAACAAGGAACTACCAAAAATGATTGAAAAAATAAAAGATAAAAAATTTAATCCCAAAGAAGATGAAGTTAGCTATCCTTGTAAAAATAAAGTCTTTACCTTTAAAGACAAGGGTGATAAATTTATTTTAGAGATTATTTGA
- a CDS encoding DUF2920 family protein: protein MLKNETYFIDSCDDVELNIKRESKLEYRITYDDSKEMKAIVFIIGGYGANANIHFLESYRKFIAKKFDVVVVNVFYHCFCQRRSDVEKYSAEMTFLLDDIRKFEKAFREFKIDFEILNNTTSIEKYYHILDQKMTVLKDKGLLDRDYKVDLSVTFIPPNNEYQNFAIMPAIDHINALKDIMKNYPQFKSLPKIYGGGSYGGLVALMCAKIAPWYVDGVIDNSGAALPPLNYVIGKEVKSYDCKVGNENIIIYSTIKTHWTRKNPNSPYYFADENYLIRTLLNKDHLILQAQKNKNIIYTSYHSAKDDLTPADYKISMIEILKALDYEVDFHLIDEKDIDGKFIKNLTHGCGIPDKALFNKELPIMLEKLKDKTFSMKEDNISYPCKNKVFTFKDKDDKFILEII from the coding sequence ATGCTTAAAAATGAAACTTATTTTATAGACTCTTGTGATGATGTAGAATTAAATATAAAAAGAGAAAGTAAGTTAGAATATAGAATCACTTATGATGATAGTAAAGAAATGAAAGCTATTGTTTTTATCATAGGTGGTTATGGAGCTAATGCAAATATACATTTTTTAGAAAGCTATCGAAAATTTATTGCTAAAAAATTTGATGTAGTAGTTGTAAATGTTTTTTATCATTGTTTTTGCCAAAGAAGATCTGATGTGGAGAAATATAGTGCTGAAATGACTTTTTTGCTAGATGATATAAGGAAATTTGAAAAAGCCTTTAGGGAATTTAAAATTGATTTTGAAATATTGAATAATACAACTAGCATAGAAAAATATTATCATATTCTTGATCAAAAAATGACCGTATTAAAAGATAAAGGTTTATTGGATAGGGATTATAAAGTTGATTTATCTGTAACTTTTATCCCACCCAATAATGAGTATCAAAATTTTGCCATTATGCCTGCCATTGATCATATTAATGCTTTAAAAGATATAATGAAAAATTATCCTCAATTTAAATCTTTACCTAAGATTTATGGGGGGGGGTCATACGGTGGCTTAGTAGCATTAATGTGTGCTAAAATAGCTCCTTGGTATGTAGATGGAGTGATAGATAATTCAGGCGCTGCTTTGCCACCTTTAAATTATGTAATCGGAAAAGAAGTAAAAAGTTATGATTGTAAAGTTGGTAATGAAAATATAATAATTTATAGCACTATTAAAACCCATTGGACACGCAAAAATCCAAACTCACCTTATTATTTTGCTGATGAAAACTACCTAATAAGAACTTTGTTGAACAAAGATCACTTGATTTTGCAAGCACAAAAGAACAAAAACATCATCTATACAAGTTATCATAGTGCAAAAGATGACTTAACTCCAGCTGATTATAAAATTTCAATGATAGAAATTTTAAAAGCCTTGGATTATGAAGTAGATTTTCATCTAATAGATGAAAAAGATATAGATGGTAAATTTATTAAAAATTTAACTCATGGCTGTGGAATTCCTGATAAGGCTTTATTTAATAAAGAATTACCTATTATGCTTGAAAAATTAAAAGATAAGACATTTAGTATGAAAGAAGATAACATATCTTATCCTTGTAAAAATAAAGTTTTTACTTTTAAAGATAAAGATGATAAATTTATTTTAGAGATTATTTGA
- the pstC gene encoding phosphate ABC transporter permease subunit PstC, with translation MIKEKIIKLMLFLCAFVSVVVSFAIMLTILIEALKFFQKESVFTFLFSSQWAADAAFVGADGSSKHGVFGALSLFWGTFYISLIAMLTALPLGVMCAIYLGVFAGKKSKNYLKPILEIIAGIPTVVFGFFAAIVVAPFIVWFFSFLGIKASFQSALGAGFIMGVMITPIVASLSQDCIEAVSLKRINGAYALGMTKKEVVFAVILPEAMPGIVAACLLGLSRALGETMIVVMAASLRPNLTMNFLEDMTTVTVKIVEALSGDQAFDSSLALSAFSLGLVLFIITLIINIFSVYLINRFHKRKNL, from the coding sequence TTGATAAAAGAAAAAATAATAAAATTAATGCTTTTTCTTTGTGCTTTTGTTAGCGTAGTAGTAAGCTTTGCTATTATGCTAACAATTTTAATCGAGGCTTTAAAATTTTTTCAAAAAGAAAGCGTATTTACTTTTTTATTCTCAAGTCAGTGGGCAGCAGATGCTGCATTTGTAGGTGCTGATGGAAGTAGCAAGCATGGGGTTTTTGGTGCTTTGAGTTTATTTTGGGGAACTTTTTATATTTCATTAATAGCAATGCTAACAGCCTTACCTTTAGGTGTAATGTGTGCGATTTATCTTGGAGTATTTGCAGGTAAAAAATCTAAAAACTATTTAAAACCTATTTTAGAAATCATAGCAGGAATTCCTACTGTAGTTTTTGGATTTTTCGCAGCTATAGTGGTGGCACCTTTTATAGTGTGGTTTTTTTCTTTTTTGGGCATTAAAGCGAGTTTTCAAAGTGCTTTGGGAGCTGGTTTTATAATGGGTGTTATGATAACTCCTATAGTAGCTTCGCTCTCGCAAGATTGCATTGAAGCTGTAAGTTTAAAAAGGATAAACGGAGCTTATGCTTTAGGTATGACTAAAAAAGAAGTTGTTTTTGCAGTAATTTTACCAGAAGCAATGCCAGGTATAGTTGCAGCTTGTCTTTTAGGACTTTCAAGGGCTTTAGGAGAAACAATGATAGTTGTTATGGCGGCTTCATTGCGTCCAAATTTAACAATGAATTTTTTAGAAGATATGACAACAGTAACTGTCAAAATAGTAGAAGCATTAAGCGGTGATCAAGCTTTTGATAGTTCTTTAGCTTTAAGTGCATTTTCTTTAGGGCTTGTGCTTTTTATCATCACTTTAATCATTAATATTTTTAGCGTTTATTTGATAAATCGCTTTCATAAAAGGAAAAATTTATGA
- a CDS encoding amino acid adenylation domain-containing protein — translation MTTHINDFLQKSVAKFGSKNAFVEFNGKSISYKDFDNLSKKIASKILSKLPTKSTQEPILIILPKGIDCLLSFFGVAKSGNFYTLLDEKSPKERVEKVIEVLKPKLLITSKKLNLDFNLDTIFTEDFENFDINENALEKALNAHIDTNLLYVFFTSGSTGVPKGVSISHKSVIDYTFWVCETFKLSHDDILANQAPFYFDNSILDIFSSVKMGATLHIIPNHLFAFPNKILEYLEQEKITMIFWVPSVLIYFANTNALDTFKLECLNKVLFCGEIMPNKQLNIWRKHLPRTLFANLYGPTEITDVCSFYIVDRQFSDGELLPIGKACKNIQLLVFDEDLNLITPNQTSIKGELYIRGTCLSLGYYNDKEKTKQAFVQNPLHDNYLDLLYKTGDVVAYNKFGELLCYGRIDHQIKYMGHRIELGEIESVINSHENVRNCACIFKEEIICFYESKEELDLKNFLKDKLPAYMIPKKFIKIEQFTLNANGKIDRRVLSEIC, via the coding sequence ATGACAACCCACATCAATGATTTTTTACAAAAAAGCGTTGCTAAATTTGGAAGCAAAAATGCCTTTGTTGAGTTTAATGGCAAAAGTATAAGCTATAAAGACTTTGATAATTTAAGTAAAAAAATTGCAAGTAAAATTCTTTCTAAACTTCCTACAAAAAGCACACAAGAGCCTATATTAATCATACTTCCTAAAGGGATTGATTGTTTGCTTTCTTTTTTTGGTGTGGCAAAAAGCGGGAATTTTTATACGCTTTTAGATGAAAAAAGCCCCAAAGAGCGTGTAGAAAAAGTCATAGAAGTTTTAAAACCAAAGCTTTTAATCACTTCTAAAAAATTAAATTTGGATTTTAATCTTGATACTATTTTTACAGAAGATTTTGAAAACTTTGATATAAATGAAAATGCTTTAGAAAAAGCTCTAAATGCTCATATAGATACAAACTTACTTTATGTATTTTTTACAAGTGGAAGCACAGGAGTACCAAAAGGAGTAAGTATAAGCCATAAAAGTGTGATTGATTATACTTTTTGGGTGTGTGAGACTTTTAAACTAAGCCATGATGATATACTTGCGAATCAAGCACCGTTTTACTTTGATAATAGTATATTAGATATATTTAGCTCTGTTAAAATGGGCGCCACACTTCACATCATTCCTAATCATCTTTTTGCTTTTCCAAATAAAATTTTAGAGTATTTAGAACAAGAAAAAATTACCATGATTTTTTGGGTGCCTTCCGTGTTAATTTATTTTGCCAATACCAACGCTCTTGATACCTTCAAACTAGAATGTTTAAATAAAGTTCTCTTTTGTGGTGAAATCATGCCAAATAAACAACTCAACATTTGGCGTAAACACCTTCCTAGAACTTTATTTGCCAATCTTTATGGGCCTACTGAAATCACCGATGTATGTTCTTTTTACATAGTTGATAGGCAATTTAGCGATGGTGAACTTTTACCTATAGGTAAAGCTTGCAAAAACATCCAGCTTTTAGTTTTTGATGAGGATTTAAATTTAATTACTCCAAATCAAACAAGCATCAAAGGAGAGCTTTATATAAGAGGAACTTGTCTTTCTTTGGGGTATTACAATGATAAAGAAAAAACAAAGCAAGCTTTTGTGCAAAATCCTTTGCACGATAACTACTTAGACTTGCTTTATAAAACAGGTGATGTAGTAGCTTATAATAAATTTGGCGAGCTTTTATGCTATGGTAGAATAGATCATCAAATCAAATACATGGGTCATCGCATAGAACTTGGAGAGATAGAAAGTGTAATAAATTCTCACGAGAATGTAAGAAATTGCGCTTGTATTTTTAAAGAAGAAATTATTTGTTTTTATGAAAGCAAGGAAGAATTAGACCTTAAAAACTTTTTAAAAGACAAACTTCCTGCTTACATGATACCTAAGAAATTTATCAAAATAGAACAATTTACTTTAAATGCAAATGGAAAGATCGATAGGAGGGTTTTGAGTGAAATTTGTTAA
- a CDS encoding substrate-binding domain-containing protein — MKKLLALSVATFVSLNAAELKITGSSTVYPFTSFVAEEYASIKNTKTPIVESLGTGGGFKVFCEGITDISNASRAIKPSEFETCKKSGVSDIVGIMIGYDGIVLAQNKINAPLNISLHELFLALAKEIPQDGKLIPNPYTNWQQINKNLPNRKITIYGPPSSSGTRDSIEELVMVDISKKIPEYQGAYKTIRQDGVFIPSGENDNLIVSKLSIDKEAFGLFGYGFLASNDDKINAVDIDGVKADEKNISEGKYKLARSLFIYMNAKKNPEVFEFAKIYMSDDLAKSGAELEKIGLVPLDEETLKATQKHIKEKTLLTDELVKAGRVF, encoded by the coding sequence ATGAAAAAACTTTTGGCTTTAAGTGTGGCTACCTTTGTTAGTTTAAACGCAGCAGAATTAAAAATAACAGGTTCATCTACTGTCTATCCTTTTACTTCTTTTGTTGCTGAAGAGTATGCTTCTATAAAAAATACAAAAACACCTATAGTTGAAAGTCTTGGCACAGGCGGTGGTTTTAAAGTGTTTTGCGAGGGAATTACTGATATTTCTAATGCTTCAAGAGCAATCAAGCCAAGTGAATTTGAAACTTGTAAAAAATCAGGTGTGAGTGATATAGTCGGGATTATGATAGGCTATGATGGCATAGTTTTAGCTCAAAATAAAATCAATGCTCCATTAAATATAAGCTTACATGAGTTATTTTTAGCTTTAGCTAAAGAAATTCCACAAGATGGGAAATTAATCCCAAATCCTTATACAAATTGGCAACAAATCAATAAAAATTTACCAAATAGAAAAATTACCATCTATGGTCCTCCATCAAGCTCAGGAACAAGAGATAGTATAGAAGAACTTGTAATGGTAGACATTTCTAAAAAAATTCCAGAATATCAAGGTGCATATAAAACTATACGCCAAGATGGAGTTTTTATACCAAGTGGAGAAAACGATAATTTAATTGTTTCAAAACTTTCTATCGATAAAGAAGCTTTTGGGCTTTTTGGATACGGATTTTTAGCTAGTAATGATGATAAGATTAATGCAGTTGATATTGATGGTGTAAAAGCTGATGAGAAGAATATTTCCGAAGGAAAATATAAACTAGCTCGTTCTTTGTTTATATATATGAATGCTAAGAAAAATCCAGAAGTATTTGAATTTGCAAAAATTTATATGAGTGATGATTTAGCTAAAAGCGGAGCGGAATTAGAAAAAATAGGATTAGTTCCTTTAGATGAAGAAACCTTAAAAGCAACCCAAAAACACATAAAAGAAAAAACTTTATTAACTGATGAGCTTGTTAAAGCTGGAAGAGTTTTTTGA
- the pstA gene encoding phosphate ABC transporter permease PstA, translating to MKKLFKQRKKASKNFKRFCKMGLYINLIFLFVFLSSVGYLGIGAFKQTYIYVQADRNNPSYELLSRAEQRKIRTGQIKEKSWLLANSEVDQYMKKNYNKLSDEQKTLVDELAQKQEIKLSFNTNFFFNGDSKSPENSGIFASVVGTLLVMIVCMVVSVPIGVGAAIYLEEFAPQNVFTHFIEVCINNLASIPSILFGLLGLGVFINLFGMPRSSALVGGLTLAIMSLPIIIVSTKAALKSVDINMKNAAYALGMTKVQMIKGIMLPLAMPMILTGSILTLAGAIGETAPLMIIGMIAFIPDVANSVFAPTSVLPAQIFSWSAMPERAFLERTAAGIIVLLLLLVILNLAAILLRRYFQGKLK from the coding sequence ATGAAAAAACTTTTTAAACAAAGAAAAAAAGCTTCTAAAAATTTTAAAAGATTTTGTAAAATGGGGCTTTATATCAATCTTATCTTTCTTTTTGTTTTTTTATCAAGCGTAGGGTATCTTGGGATAGGAGCGTTTAAGCAAACTTATATTTATGTCCAGGCTGATAGAAATAACCCTTCTTATGAACTTCTATCACGCGCTGAGCAAAGAAAAATAAGAACAGGTCAAATCAAAGAAAAATCTTGGCTTTTAGCAAATTCTGAAGTTGATCAATATATGAAAAAAAACTATAATAAACTAAGTGATGAGCAAAAAACTTTGGTTGATGAATTAGCTCAAAAGCAAGAAATCAAGCTAAGCTTTAATACAAATTTCTTTTTTAATGGAGATTCTAAGTCGCCTGAAAATTCTGGAATTTTTGCTTCTGTGGTTGGAACCTTGCTTGTTATGATAGTATGTATGGTAGTAAGTGTGCCAATTGGAGTTGGGGCAGCTATTTATTTGGAAGAATTTGCTCCGCAAAATGTATTTACGCATTTTATTGAAGTATGTATAAATAATCTAGCAAGTATTCCTAGCATTTTATTTGGACTTTTAGGACTTGGGGTGTTTATTAATCTTTTTGGGATGCCTCGTTCTAGTGCTTTAGTTGGAGGATTAACTTTGGCTATTATGAGCTTACCTATTATTATTGTTTCAACTAAAGCTGCTTTAAAAAGCGTAGATATTAATATGAAAAACGCTGCATATGCTTTAGGCATGACTAAGGTTCAAATGATAAAAGGCATTATGCTACCTTTAGCAATGCCTATGATTTTAACAGGATCTATTTTAACTCTAGCAGGGGCTATTGGTGAAACTGCACCTTTGATGATTATAGGTATGATAGCTTTTATACCTGATGTGGCAAATAGTGTTTTTGCACCAACAAGTGTTTTGCCTGCTCAAATTTTTTCATGGTCGGCTATGCCAGAGCGTGCATTTTTAGAAAGAACAGCAGCAGGGATTATAGTGCTTTTGCTTTTATTGGTAATATTAAACTTAGCTGCAATACTTTTAAGAAGATATTTTCAAGGAAAATTAAAATGA
- a CDS encoding response regulator transcription factor — translation MLNVILIEDDKDLNELISLRLSQENIKIYNYFDFFDLETFLDTNEIDLIIMDRNLPSGDSVEMIKQLRKKGYMEPVIFLSAKTLQKDILEGFEQGCDDYICKPFDFNELLFRIKAVTKRNKTPKEQISYQDFTLYIEERKLIYQTNTFENLSTLDVELLKCFFNHKNQLLSRQFLSEQVWKNDTTSDKTINTAILRLKQKIPQIKENIISVRSVGYKLC, via the coding sequence ATGCTAAATGTTATTTTGATAGAAGATGATAAAGATTTAAATGAGTTAATTAGTTTAAGACTTAGTCAAGAAAATATAAAAATTTATAATTATTTTGATTTTTTTGACTTAGAAACCTTTCTAGATACAAATGAAATAGACTTAATCATCATGGATAGAAATTTACCAAGTGGCGATAGTGTAGAGATGATAAAACAATTAAGAAAAAAAGGTTATATGGAGCCTGTGATTTTTCTTAGTGCAAAGACTTTACAAAAAGATATTTTAGAAGGTTTTGAGCAAGGCTGCGATGATTATATATGCAAACCTTTTGATTTTAATGAACTTTTATTTAGAATCAAAGCCGTAACTAAAAGAAATAAAACTCCAAAAGAACAAATTTCTTATCAAGATTTTACTTTATATATAGAAGAAAGAAAATTAATTTATCAAACAAATACATTTGAAAATTTATCAACCCTAGATGTAGAATTACTCAAGTGTTTTTTTAATCACAAAAATCAACTTCTAAGCCGTCAATTTTTAAGTGAGCAAGTATGGAAAAATGACACAACAAGCGATAAGACAATCAATACGGCTATTTTAAGATTAAAACAAAAAATTCCACAAATTAAAGAAAATATCATTTCAGTGCGCTCGGTGGGTTATAAATTGTGTTAA
- a CDS encoding acyl carrier protein gives MQNIKKFFMNIERTDIDETMQNLVSEDIIDSIDIMALIAEIEKHYGKSLNAEFISPENFEDFQSIKNMLEKAYN, from the coding sequence ATGCAAAATATTAAAAAATTTTTTATGAATATAGAAAGAACTGATATTGATGAAACAATGCAAAATTTAGTAAGTGAAGATATCATAGATAGTATCGATATCATGGCTTTAATAGCTGAAATCGAAAAACACTACGGAAAAAGCCTTAATGCTGAATTTATAAGTCCTGAAAATTTTGAAGATTTTCAAAGTATTAAAAATATGCTAGAAAAAGCTTATAATTAA